Proteins from a genomic interval of Liolophura sinensis isolate JHLJ2023 chromosome 3, CUHK_Ljap_v2, whole genome shotgun sequence:
- the LOC135463360 gene encoding low-density lipoprotein receptor-like, which translates to MTSFCLRRVYTCTDDFWIPWKRLGIWPRGGALQRTDGTIVWPLNSTTARVICNSFGYSFGFVGPAEVIPGGRSVWLKDIACTGDELDIVDCPHTYVEADSCDVIEDSVVHCSNSRLPVEECKCENGGHCIGNQMTGDYQQCKCPYGYTGNLCQHSYLTTKRPWTTRIPGFHCDLEVFTCHSGACVPHHWVCNGRYDCPDGSDESPYLCTPDDMNSIPPLNNSATTTDWWKPTTTEEWNLSTTTTPVSTMPVTTDFQCPSSQFLCGDGITCRSLFLKCNGQPDCLDGSDERGCVDNDGEYVRVFHHSQWRPLCGNGSDVDNDVGRAVCIYLGYEKLSSVSTDYSNIVDNGTAIYPRERGSHFLGNYRSTITK; encoded by the exons ATGACAAGTTTTTGTCTCCGTAGAGTTTACACCTGTACGGATGATTTTTGGATCCCGTGGAAGAGACTGGGAATCTGGCCACGTGGAGGTGCTTTACAACGGACAGATGGCACGATTGTGTGGCCACTGAACAGCACAACGGCGAGGGTTATCTGTAACAGCTTTGGATATAG CTTTGGGTTTGTGGGTCCAGCTGAAGTCATACCAGGCGGAAGATCGGTGTGGTTAAAGGATATAGCATGTACTGGAGATGAGCTGGATATAGTAGACTGTCCACATACATACGTAGAGGCTgacagttgtgacgtcatagaAGATTCAGTGGTCCATTGTTCCAACTCCCGTCTTccag TTGAAGAATGCAAATGTGAAAATGGGGGCCATTGTATTGGGAACCAGATGACTGGAGATTATCAGCAATGTAAATGCCCTTATGGTTACACTGGAAATCTGTGTCAACACA GCTATCTGACAACAAAGCGGCCGTGGACGACCAGAATTCCAG GTTTTCATTGTGATCTGGAGGTGTTTACGTGCCACAGCGGCGCATGCGTACCACATCACTGGGTGTGTAACGGCCGATACGATTGCCCGGATGGAAGTGACGAATCGCCTTACCTCTGCACTCCAGACGACATGAACTCTATACCGCCGCTGAATAACTCTGCCACAACAACAGATTGGTGGAAGCCGACTACAACCGAGGAATGGAACTTGTCGACAACTACAACCCCAGTGTCAACTATGCCAGTCACAA CCGATTTTCAGTGTCCCAGCTCTCAATTTCTCTGTGGTGACGGGATAACATGCCGGAGCCTTTTCCTAAAATGCAACGGCCAACCTGATTGCTTGGACGGTTCTGACGAAAGAGGATGTG TTGACAATGATGGAGAATACGTTCGAGTGTTTCATCACAGCCAGTGGAGGCCACTCTGTGGCAACGGATCGGACGTCGACAATGACGTGGGACGGGCAGTTTGTATTTACCTGGGATATGAGAAGCTCAG TTCGGTTTCCACGGATTATTCCAACATAGTGGACAACGGAACAGCCATCTATCCCCGCGAGCGAGGAAGTCACTTTCTGGGAAATTATCGGTCTACGATAACCAAGTAA